The nucleotide window ccatttctccctttccctcctccagctTCCCTCCAACAGCCTTGGCTGGAGTGTTTTAAAATAACACCAGTTGTACTGCTAGACACAAACTGTTTATTCGTTATTGCAGGGTAGTAATCATGCATATCATTAAATGTCAGATTAAATTTGTTGTACCTTTTAATTGATTAGAATAATACATTTAGTTCAGAGTTTCATGTTCACCAAACATTTTAATCGGCTCACAACTACCATGTACCTCGCTCCTTTTAGAAATGTATGTATCTTTGGCCCAAAACAAGATTAAATGAATCAAATCATCACAATTACAATGGTGTAGTTCTCTCTTGGAGAAGAGGGAAGCCCCTAGGTCCATTTTGGAAATATGTCCATCTGCTCCTCCTGGAAAGTTCGTGGTCACTGGGTGCTACAGGGTTGCCTGGGTGAGGCCTAGGTCTGTAACACTTGGGTGCTTCTTCTGTGTGTGGTGCAGACACAGAGGGCAGAGGGGCTGACATCTCAGTTGTAGGAAGTCTTTACTGAGGGCCTCCTATGCAGTGGGTTCTGGAGACCACTGTGTTCCTAAGACTCCGAAGTATTTTAAGGGCTTGTCAAGACCTGTGAAGCACCTGAGATTTCACCCACTTAGCAAGCTAAGAAGTTAGCCAGCACGTTCTCGTGCGCTCTGGCAGGAGACACGAGGCCCCTGGGTCAGAGACAGAAAACCTAATGATTCCCAGCAGTAGCAGTGGGCAGAGCACAGCGTTTGCTCCAGTTCACCAAGTCCTGGTTCCTGCAGGGTGATGCATGGTGGGCAGGGGATGCTGGTGCAAGCAGGGGGTTGCATTACAGGAGGGGAGCCTGGAGCCTAAGGAATTCCGATCTTTTATATTGGGCGGTGAGCCTGCTGACCTTtgccctggagggagggaggaggtggagggagacaTTATTTCTAATACACTGGGCAGTAAGCAGGCCTGCCCTCTGCTCCAAGAGGGCCACTATTTCCGTCTTCCAGGGAAGATCCTTCAGGATACACTGGATCTTACTGGGGTTTAAAGACAAGCTGGACTGAGATTCTGTCTTCAgctcctcttctgtttccttcttcgaGAGTGTGCAAATATGCTGCTTTCTCTGTAGAGTTCACTAATTTTATCTAAACATAAGTAATGCTTTGATTAAGTCAGAAGTTTCTTAGTAGAGCAGATGTTGAGACTAGTATGGCTTGAATCTGAAAGCCTTATGATTTTCCAGGAAAAGTGTGACAGAAGATGAATGTTGACAGAACTTTGGCACAAGGAGGCGAAGGCAActtaaatgattttaatttgAGTAAAGCTTTGTACAACCTCCTCTGGCCTTACTTCATCCTGCCTGCTTCCTGAAACCCTCCAGTGGGAATGGGGTGGACTCAGGGATTCACTGAACTTGTTTACACTATTCAAGTGGCCTTATTTGGTGTGTTTGAAGGTGCGGAAGGATCAACGATGATGTCATACTTTTCCAATTACCGGATTCAGGAGCGGCAGCCAAAAATAGCGCTGAGCACGGTGACAGATCTGCCGTGCCCCGTGCTGCGGAGCAGCGAGCTCAGGGGCGAGCCGGAGGCGGCCTGCAGCGCCCAGGAGCTCTTCGAGTGGCTGGGCGCCGTCTTCAGTAACGCCGAGCTGTGCGTATGAGGGTTCCCGGGTCCTGGAGGGCTTGGGCTGGCTTCTCGTTTTCAGCAGGGACTTAGTACTTTGAAAGTTGATCGTGTAGTGGATATAGATgcgttttctttctcttttggttACAGAAATAATGAGCCTGATAATTTCATATCAACCTACTGCTGTCCCCAGCCAAGCACAGTGGTGGCGAAAGCTTACCTGTGTACAATCACTGGTTTCATCCTTCCAGAGAAGATACGTCTTCTGTTGGAACAGCTGtggtgagaaaaaagaacagcCTTTTTTGCCATTTATGCCTTGCTTGTCTCCGCTAATGATCCAGGTTCCAGGGTCCTCTCACAGCGTGTCCCCCTTTTCCCTTGCTTGGGCTCACGTGCAGTAACGTTATCATCTCACATGACGTAATCATCCCTGGTGATATTGCCAGGTCCTCGTCCTTTGAAAAGAGCGGAGCTTTACTGCGCTTCTTGGGAACAAACTGCTCATTGTTCTTGTTCCGCTCCCCCAGACCATTTCGGTGCAGTTGAAGTTACAGTATCACTTAAAACGGCAGTACTCTATGGAACACATTATGATCTGTCTTAAATACTGGATTTCTGCAAAATGCTTCACTTTGAAATGGGTGGGAAAAGGAGCTGACCACCTCTGAATCCAAATCATATCCAAAATCTGCCCTGGCTCTAACATCCGTGAATCGCTGGGCACCGGTAACATGCCACGGGTTGTATAGAGTAGTACTGGATTTTCACTGTGGGAGGTGTTCTGTAAATAAAATGTTAGGAAGCTCAAATCCCGTATTGAAAATGAGCACCACGCCTTCTGAGTCTTCGCTTGAAAAATGTCTAAGATGTAAGTGTTGAGGGTTTTCCTTTTTATATCCAACATCCTCTTTCACATTTATTAgctttgtacttttattttcctcagtAAGAAGGtcgaagttttaaaaattggatggattttaaaaaagaaattcgaTAAATTATTCTGCAGTGTTTCAGTTTACAGAGCCTCCGTAAGCAACACTGTTCAGGGGAGGGAAACGATTCTTACACACTTGGTggggaattttttgttctttaaatcttataTGCTCTTCCACGATAAGGGTAGGAACCGCTGAAGTTTGTTGTGTGCGCTGCATGTTGGTGAGCCTTTACTGAATTCACAGTATAGCACCAGGAATTTAATTTCTGTCtcctaatttttataaatgaaagctaagGTCAAAGCTTCATGGGAGCATCAGAAATACCGCTTATCctgaataagtaaaaaaaaatatatgggacCGTTCCTAACTCTTCCTGTTTGTTAAGAAGTGTCTGTCTTTTTCAGTCGCTACTTTGATGAACCAAAGTTGGCCCCGTGGGTGACGTTGTCGGTTCAAGGCTTTGCAGACAGCCCTGTTTCCTGGAGAGAAAACGAACACGGTTTTCGAAAAGGAGGAGAACATTTATACAACTTTGTGGTTTTTAGTAATCGGGACTACTGGCTTCAGTTGGCTGTTGGGGCAAATGATGACTGTCCACCATGACAAGCACAGAGTTTAAAGTCGTGTTTGTTTACGTTTATGCTCGTTTTCCGTATTTCTCGGCAGTATAAGGACTGTGTTCACTCAGACTTGGGTGATGAGGACATTTCTCAGATCAGCATCTGTTAGCATCTGCCCTGGACTCGGGCCCATCCTGTGACAGGCTTGCCGTCAGGTGGAAGCTCATAGTTGATTTCTCCCTGTCACTATGAGCCCAGGGCGTGGGCTACTGCGTCGTAACTTGGGCCACGATGGCCAGGGACTGGGGGTTATGGGACCACTGGGTAAGATGTGTGCTGTGATTGTGAGTTTCTCACATCATAATAACAAGAAATCCTTAACATCATACTTACCAGAGCCAGTTCCTGCATTAGTGCTGTTCatctattacctcatttaattctcacatcagTCCTGTGAGGGAACAGAGTGTACATAAGCTACTGAAGTCACCTGCTTGTGGATTCAAGACTTGATCTCAGATCAGCTGGTTCCTGAGTGTGTGTTGAGTGTGTGCTCACTCTCCTGCTTCTGGGTCAGGAGGGATATTTGGATACTGTATATTCATAAAGAACAAGTTGAATTTTGcagtaacctataagggaaaagaatctgaaaaacatatatatatgtgtgtgtgtgtgtgtgtgtgtatatatatatgtaaaaccgaatcactggggcttccccggtggcacaggtggttgagaatccacctgccaatgcagaggacacgggttcgatccctggtctgggaagatcccacatgccacggagcaactaagcccgtgtgccacaactactgagcctgtgctctagagcccatgagccacaactactgagctcgtgtgctgcaactactgaagcccacgcgcctagagcccgtgctccacaatgagagaagccactgcaatgagaggcccgcgcactgcaacaaagagtagcccccgctcaccgcaactagagaaagcctgcgcacagcaacaaagacccaacacagccaaaaataaataaataaattaaataaattaaaaaaaaaaaccgaatcactgtgctgtacacctgaaactgacatgacatcataaatcaactatacttaaaaaaaaagtgacttacCTGGCGGTATAGTGGTTAGAACtcgtgcttccaccgcagggggacgtgggttcgatccctggttggggaactaagatcccacatgccacacagcgtggccaaaaaataaaagtaaaaaacaaagttgaaagaattttttttctcccagcaaTATGGCTGATAAGGACCAACTGAAAACTACTTAAATTTCTGGAATACCTATcaagaaccattttttaaaaatgtttcaatgaGCTGCAGAATAAGAATTCTCAAAAgctaaataatttatttggtcacatggaattaaattagaaatcaataacagaaagatccTTGAAAATCCCAAGTATTTGGAAACAAAATAACTCACAAGTCAAAGAACAAAtctaaagagaaattagaaagtaatttgaaatgactttaaaaaaaactagaattTGTGGGTTCTtgctaaagcagtacttagagggAAACTTGCAGCATTAAATGCtgcaaggaaaggaagaaaggaaaacaggtcTCAAATCAGTGACCTCAGTTTCCACTTTAAGAAACagtaaaagaagagcaaattaaatccaaagtcagcagaagaaaaggaataataaagatcaaagtggtaaccaatgaaataaaacagaaaaattaatccaaaagcttgttctttgggagaatcaataaaattgataaatctccaGCCAGAttggtgaggggaaaaaaaagagaccaatTACCAATATAAGGAATGGGAGAGGTAACGTGACTGAAGATCCCACAGATGTTACAATAATAGGAACACCTTTATACCAATAAATTCAAGAATGTAGGTGAAAttgacaaattccttgaaagacacaaattaccagagctcactcaagaagaaacaggtaAAACCTTCCTATAACCCCAATGGGATGGCTTCAGTCGTGagttttaccaaacatttgaagaaataataccaattctacacaaataCTGCCACTCATTCTATGGGGTCAGCATTACCCTGGTAGCAAAATTACCGAGGCATCCTGGCTGGGCAAACACATTGCAAGGAAAGAAAACACTACAAAACAAACATTCctcatgaacataggtgcaaaaccTAAGCAAAAGTTTTAGTAAATTGAAACCTACGATATAGTAAAAAGGTAATATGGCCATGGGATTTATCCTGGGATTGCAGGATTGATTTAACATTCACATAATCATTTCAATCAATACTAGAAACGTATTTAACACAATCCACCATCTAGTCCTGTTAAAAACTCTGGCAAACTGGGAATAAAGGGGACTTCCCCAATCTGATTAAAAGACATCTGCAAAagccctacagctaacatcagacTTAATTGTGAAGGGCTGAATACTTTTCCCCTAACATCAGGAAGAAATCAGggatatctgttcatcattgtaCTGGAGATTCTAGACTGCAGTCAGGCAAGAAACAGAACATCcagataggaaagaaaaaaataagattgtccttttttcacagatgacatgatcatctatgtagaaaattcagCGGAATCTATAAACAagatattagaactaataagtgagtttatcaaggttgcaggatacaaagcagtgtacaaaaatcaattatatttctatatgaacaattagaaagtgaaattaaaaatcatttacaatagcataaaaatacTAGGTAGTTaggaataaatgacaaaaaatgtGAAAGACATACACTGAAAACTGTTAAATATTGCTATGAtcaattaaagaagacctaaataactTGGGGTATATACTTTGTTCATGGGtcagaagactcagtattgttaagatgtcatttcaggacttccctggtggtgcaggggttaagaatctgcctgccaatgcaggggacacaggttcgagccctggtccaggaagataaccacatgccgcagagcaactaagcccatgcaccacaactactgagcctgcactcttgagcctgtgtgccgcaactactgagcctgtgctctagagctcacgagccacaactaaggagcccgtgtgccacaacaactgaagcccacgcacctagagcccatgctctgcaacaagagaagccatcgcgatgagaagcccgcacaccacaaagaagagtagccctcgctcgccacaactagagaaagcctgcgcgcagcaacaaagacccaacacagccaaaagtaaaagtaaaataaaataaataaatttataaaaaaaagaaaaaaagatgtcattCCAAAATACAGATTCAATATAGTCCCAGCAGGCTACtttctgtgtgtgtacataagttgacaagctgattctaaaatttttgtAGAACTGCAAAGAACCTAGAGTAACCTCCAGGGCTGTCTTGGAACTTGACAACACAGCACCAAAAGCCTCCAGCCGCCCCATTCTTTGTCCTTCAGCATGATGTAAACCCAGCCCAAGTAGGAAGTCAGGAGGTGTTTTTCAGTGTGTCCCCCTTGTGATCTGTAAGGGTGCCTGCCAACTGCGAAGAAGTTTCGTAATAA belongs to Orcinus orca chromosome 10, mOrcOrc1.1, whole genome shotgun sequence and includes:
- the RPP40 gene encoding ribonuclease P protein subunit p40 isoform X2; protein product: MPAGKGRGEPNPGRTCVGKIMAMLCRLREVPRHLLVCEKSNFGHEKSRHRHLVETHYHNYRVSFLIPECGILSKELKDLVMDSGPYYFVKDLPLHELIAHEFINTFVKKGACYALTYNTNIDEDNTVALLPNVVSIDLMDLSSKLDSKKYKRISWAFKEKKPLKFDFLLAWHQTGAEGSTMMSYFSNYRIQERQPKIALSTVTDLPCPVLRSSELRGEPEAACSAQELFEWLGAVFSNAELNNEPDNFISTYCCPQPSTVVAKAYLCTITGFILPEKIRLLLEQLCRYFDEPKLAPWVTLSVQGFADSPVSWRENEHGFRKGGEHLYNFVVFSNRDYWLQLAVGANDDCPP